A window from Hymenobacter volaticus encodes these proteins:
- a CDS encoding glycoside hydrolase family 43 protein — protein MHRSTYRVAVRICTALGVFGLALAALPALAQQPVKKGEPLVFSYFKGNGEDGLHLAYSRDGYSWTSLKKDSTFLRPTVSKDKLMRDPCIIRGKDGLFHMVWTVSWNDKGIGYASSKDLITWSAQQFVPVMQKEAEARNCWAPEITYDAATGAYVIYWATTIKGRFPETQSTADAAYNHRIYYVTTKDFKTYSDTKLLYEPGFNVIDATIQRDGKRYVMFLKDETREPAQKNLRVAFSNSITGPYSKASAPITGKYWAEGPTAVKLGNEWLVYFDKYTEHKYGAVQSTDLQTWTDVSDKVQFPKGLRHGTVFPVTEKELNVLLKQ, from the coding sequence ATGCACAGAAGCACTTATCGAGTTGCCGTACGTATTTGCACCGCGCTAGGTGTTTTTGGGCTTGCCTTGGCTGCCCTGCCCGCGTTGGCGCAGCAGCCAGTCAAGAAAGGAGAGCCGCTGGTGTTTTCCTACTTCAAAGGCAACGGCGAAGATGGTCTGCACCTCGCCTACAGCCGCGACGGATACTCTTGGACTTCCCTGAAAAAAGACAGCACCTTCCTGCGCCCCACCGTGTCGAAAGACAAACTCATGCGCGACCCCTGCATCATCCGGGGGAAAGATGGTTTGTTTCACATGGTATGGACAGTGAGTTGGAACGACAAAGGCATTGGCTACGCCAGTTCCAAAGACCTAATCACCTGGAGTGCGCAACAGTTTGTGCCCGTGATGCAAAAAGAAGCGGAAGCTCGCAACTGCTGGGCCCCGGAAATCACCTACGATGCTGCTACCGGCGCCTACGTCATCTACTGGGCCACAACTATCAAGGGCCGCTTTCCCGAAACCCAAAGCACCGCCGACGCGGCCTACAACCACCGCATCTACTACGTCACGACCAAGGATTTCAAAACCTACTCCGATACCAAGCTGCTCTACGAACCCGGCTTCAACGTCATCGATGCCACTATTCAGCGCGACGGCAAGCGGTACGTAATGTTCCTGAAAGACGAAACCCGCGAGCCGGCCCAAAAGAACCTGCGTGTGGCGTTCAGCAACAGCATTACGGGTCCGTACAGCAAAGCCTCGGCTCCCATCACGGGCAAGTATTGGGCGGAAGGTCCCACAGCTGTGAAGCTCGGCAACGAGTGGCTGGTATATTTCGACAAGTACACTGAGCACAAATATGGCGCGGTGCAATCCACTGACCTCCAAACCTGGACCGACGTATCCGACAAAGTGCAGTTCCCCAAAGGCCTACGCCACGGCACCGTTTTTCCGGTGACCGAGAAAGAACTTAATGTGCTATTGAAGCAGTAA
- a CDS encoding rhamnogalacturonan acetylesterase, with the protein MKNLLALLALCCALTAFLKPSKPTLYLIGDSTVRNTNAPQAGWGSQLASYFDTTRISINNSAMAGRSTRTFISEGRWDKVHNALKPGDFLIMQFGHNEGSAPDTTKAGRRGVLKGTGEETKDLVWPDGRQETVHTYGWYLRKFIKEAKAKGATPMVASMIPRNEWKEGKVIRATNDYGKWAAEVAKQEGVAFIDLNSITADKYDKLGPDEVKKCFPGDHTHTNEAGARLNAESVIDGIKATKSLPLNKFLAKKRS; encoded by the coding sequence ATGAAAAACTTACTTGCGCTGCTCGCGCTATGTTGCGCTTTAACCGCATTCCTAAAGCCATCCAAGCCTACGCTCTACCTTATCGGCGACTCCACGGTGCGCAATACCAACGCCCCGCAAGCTGGGTGGGGCAGCCAACTGGCTAGCTACTTCGATACCACCCGCATCAGCATCAACAACAGCGCCATGGCGGGCCGTAGCACCCGCACGTTCATTTCGGAAGGTCGGTGGGACAAAGTGCACAATGCCCTCAAACCCGGTGATTTTCTGATCATGCAATTTGGCCACAACGAAGGCAGCGCCCCCGATACAACTAAGGCCGGCCGCCGCGGCGTGCTCAAGGGTACCGGCGAAGAAACCAAGGACTTGGTTTGGCCGGATGGCCGCCAGGAAACGGTGCACACGTACGGTTGGTACTTGCGCAAATTCATAAAGGAAGCCAAAGCCAAAGGTGCCACGCCCATGGTCGCCTCCATGATTCCGCGCAACGAATGGAAAGAAGGCAAGGTGATTCGGGCTACCAACGACTACGGCAAATGGGCTGCCGAAGTAGCCAAGCAGGAAGGTGTAGCCTTCATTGATCTGAACAGCATCACGGCCGACAAATACGACAAGCTCGGCCCCGACGAGGTGAAGAAGTGCTTCCCCGGCGACCATACCCACACCAACGAAGCCGGCGCCCGCCTCAATGCTGAATCGGTGATTGATGGCATCAAAGCCACCAAGAGTTTGCCCTTGAATAAGTTCTTGGCTAAAAAGCGCAGCTAA
- a CDS encoding RagB/SusD family nutrient uptake outer membrane protein, whose product MKAFKYFVYATSLSISGLLTASCKEDVLYIPPVANNTVDEFYKDENQVNQGVMAIYNGCLSLPENSYWFLAEFRSDNVAADVATVQRDYSDVSNFNATSQTPQLQATWTDLYEIVYRANVLQERIQPFTFARVEQFKGEARFLRALAYFDLVRYWGAVPIVDKPVGIEESKNVPRSPVADVYKFIVDDLTFAAENLPSSYVITVGTATDATNKGRATKWAAKALLGKVYLTMYGYPLRQTSALPLAKKELMEVYAAAGANTFSVAPNFADLFKAANDNKYAVFELQYISGGTGLGNPIPWQQGQVFPTFWSPFPAFAADFTLPPALFGANWPKIDKRKAATLDSAIRNPTTGAIVAGRPQLTKFLEKGITAIQNRTDYPNNFPIIRFEDVVLMYAEVLNEEAGSPPAMALTLINQIRKRSGISEYTAASPEAATKEAFRAAVLKERRYEFIAEGQRWHDLVRTGNAISVMTAFKRSTTGTTATGGANFRQLDEHDLLFPIPILELRLNPGFWEQNPGYN is encoded by the coding sequence ATGAAAGCCTTTAAATACTTCGTCTACGCTACTTCCCTGAGTATATCTGGGTTGCTAACCGCATCCTGCAAGGAGGATGTGCTCTATATCCCACCCGTCGCCAACAACACGGTAGATGAATTCTACAAAGACGAAAACCAGGTGAACCAAGGCGTAATGGCCATTTACAACGGTTGTCTGTCGTTACCCGAGAACTCCTATTGGTTTTTGGCTGAATTTCGCTCCGACAACGTGGCCGCCGACGTGGCCACCGTGCAGCGGGATTACAGCGACGTAAGCAACTTCAACGCAACTTCACAGACTCCCCAGCTACAAGCTACCTGGACTGACCTGTACGAAATTGTGTACCGGGCCAATGTCTTGCAAGAGCGAATTCAGCCCTTCACCTTTGCCCGCGTCGAGCAGTTCAAGGGGGAAGCCCGATTTTTGCGCGCCTTGGCTTACTTCGACTTGGTACGCTACTGGGGTGCGGTGCCCATCGTCGACAAACCAGTGGGCATTGAAGAGTCGAAAAACGTGCCTCGGTCTCCCGTCGCTGACGTGTATAAGTTTATCGTCGACGACTTAACCTTTGCTGCCGAAAACCTGCCGTCTTCTTACGTTATTACGGTAGGTACTGCCACTGATGCCACCAACAAGGGCCGCGCTACCAAGTGGGCTGCCAAAGCTTTGCTAGGTAAGGTATACCTCACGATGTATGGCTACCCATTGCGCCAAACCAGCGCTCTGCCCTTAGCCAAAAAGGAACTCATGGAGGTATACGCCGCTGCTGGTGCTAACACCTTCTCGGTTGCTCCGAATTTTGCCGACTTATTTAAAGCAGCTAACGACAACAAATACGCCGTTTTCGAGCTGCAGTACATTTCCGGCGGCACCGGCCTGGGCAACCCGATTCCGTGGCAGCAGGGTCAAGTGTTCCCTACGTTTTGGTCGCCCTTTCCTGCATTTGCTGCTGACTTTACGCTGCCTCCAGCTTTGTTCGGCGCCAACTGGCCCAAGATCGACAAGCGCAAGGCTGCAACACTTGATTCAGCTATCCGCAACCCTACCACTGGGGCCATTGTTGCTGGGAGGCCACAGCTAACTAAGTTTCTGGAAAAAGGCATTACGGCGATACAAAACCGGACCGATTACCCCAACAACTTTCCCATCATCCGCTTCGAAGACGTGGTGCTGATGTACGCCGAGGTGCTGAACGAGGAGGCTGGTAGTCCGCCCGCTATGGCTCTCACCCTTATCAACCAGATTCGGAAACGCTCGGGAATATCTGAATATACGGCTGCCTCACCCGAAGCTGCGACGAAAGAGGCCTTCCGGGCTGCCGTGCTGAAAGAGCGCCGCTACGAGTTTATAGCGGAAGGCCAGCGCTGGCACGACCTAGTGCGCACCGGTAATGCTATTTCGGTGATGACAGCCTTCAAGCGTAGCACTACCGGTACCACGGCTACCGGAGGCGCCAACTTCCGGCAGCTCGACGAACACGATTTGCTTTTTCCCATTCCAATCTTGGAACTGCGTCTGAACCCTGGCTTTTGGGAGCAAAATCCAGGTTACAACTAA
- a CDS encoding rhamnogalacturonan lyase, giving the protein MKYASNKAGYLLLIGGLLAAGFASKPTPKVKPIAVATQRQMERLGRGVVAVKQEGGGVFVSWRLLDSDPQGAGFLVFRQAKGGKAVKLTSQPVSTSTNWVDKTADAAQTYTYSVLLVAGKAGTRSMQDAPAEQATVWAQNLMRVPLKRPAGGSVSSGTEISEYTYTANDASVADLDGDGQYEIVLKWEPSNARDNGSAGITGPVLLDAYKLDGTQLWRINLGKNIRAGAHYTQFLVYDFDGDGKAELACKTADGTIDGKGTVIGDANKDYRTLTVPTDAPSVAGTRDKMYGRVLAGPEYFTVFNGLTGAAMATAPYAPGRGDLGGWGGIGGNGGNDSHGNRADRMLAAVAYLDGVHASAVMCRGYYGRSVLAAWDWRDGKLISRWVFDSQDAKSPFSGMGNHGLSVNDVDFDGKDEIVYGSMVVDDNGKGLFSTGLRHGDALHVSNFDPTTPDLEAWGVHENEEKVSGYENGPGAAMYDATTGKVLFSGVPGQDVGRGMAADIDPRHLGAEVWASNAEVGLLSSKGVKIGPAPRAVNFGIWWDGDLLRELLDGTTISKWDYKAGTSSTLLDGKPLGAMSCNGTKATPCVSADLFGDWREEVIWRNANNEELLIFTTTIPTTHRFVTLMQDPAYRLGVARENVGYNQPPHTSYYLGEGMKPETAKVGK; this is encoded by the coding sequence ATGAAGTACGCTTCAAATAAGGCTGGTTACCTGCTGCTAATTGGCGGCTTGCTGGCCGCAGGTTTTGCAAGCAAGCCTACCCCGAAAGTCAAGCCGATAGCCGTGGCCACACAGCGCCAGATGGAGCGACTGGGCCGGGGCGTGGTGGCCGTGAAGCAGGAGGGAGGGGGCGTGTTTGTGAGTTGGCGGTTGCTGGATTCGGACCCGCAGGGCGCGGGGTTTCTGGTGTTTCGTCAGGCGAAGGGAGGCAAGGCCGTCAAGTTGACCAGCCAACCCGTTAGCACCAGCACCAATTGGGTCGATAAAACCGCTGATGCTGCGCAGACTTACACGTATTCGGTGCTGCTAGTTGCTGGTAAAGCAGGTACTCGCAGCATGCAAGATGCACCAGCCGAACAAGCCACCGTGTGGGCGCAAAACCTTATGCGGGTGCCGCTGAAGCGCCCCGCTGGCGGCAGCGTAAGCAGCGGCACCGAAATCAGCGAATACACTTACACCGCCAACGACGCTTCCGTGGCTGATTTGGATGGCGACGGCCAATATGAAATTGTGCTCAAGTGGGAGCCTTCCAACGCTCGCGACAATGGCTCAGCCGGCATCACGGGGCCGGTGCTGCTCGACGCTTATAAGCTGGATGGCACGCAGCTGTGGCGCATCAACCTGGGTAAGAACATCCGGGCGGGCGCCCATTACACGCAGTTTTTGGTGTATGACTTTGATGGTGACGGCAAAGCCGAGCTAGCTTGCAAAACCGCCGATGGCACCATTGACGGCAAAGGCACCGTAATCGGTGACGCCAACAAGGACTACCGCACCCTCACCGTGCCCACCGATGCCCCGTCCGTAGCCGGCACCCGCGACAAAATGTACGGCCGGGTTCTGGCGGGCCCAGAATATTTCACCGTGTTCAACGGCCTGACCGGGGCAGCTATGGCCACGGCACCCTATGCTCCCGGCCGCGGCGACTTGGGAGGGTGGGGCGGCATTGGGGGCAACGGCGGTAACGACAGCCACGGCAACCGCGCCGACCGGATGCTGGCCGCCGTAGCGTATCTAGACGGCGTCCACGCCAGCGCCGTAATGTGCCGCGGCTACTATGGCCGCTCGGTGCTAGCCGCCTGGGACTGGCGCGACGGCAAGCTCATCTCGCGTTGGGTGTTCGACTCGCAGGACGCTAAAAGCCCGTTTTCTGGTATGGGCAACCACGGTTTGAGCGTCAATGACGTCGACTTTGATGGTAAAGACGAAATCGTGTACGGCTCGATGGTGGTCGATGATAATGGCAAAGGGTTGTTCAGTACTGGCTTGCGTCACGGCGACGCGCTGCACGTCAGCAACTTCGACCCGACCACGCCCGACCTGGAAGCGTGGGGCGTGCACGAAAACGAGGAGAAAGTGTCCGGCTACGAAAACGGCCCCGGCGCGGCTATGTACGATGCCACCACCGGCAAAGTGCTGTTTTCGGGCGTGCCCGGGCAGGACGTGGGCCGGGGCATGGCCGCCGACATCGACCCGCGCCACTTGGGCGCCGAAGTGTGGGCCAGCAACGCAGAGGTAGGGCTACTTTCCAGCAAAGGCGTGAAAATTGGGCCGGCACCCCGCGCCGTCAACTTTGGCATTTGGTGGGACGGGGACTTACTGCGCGAGTTGCTCGATGGCACCACCATTTCCAAGTGGGACTACAAAGCTGGTACTTCCAGCACGCTGCTCGATGGCAAGCCTTTGGGGGCCATGTCGTGCAATGGCACCAAAGCCACGCCCTGTGTCAGTGCCGATTTGTTTGGCGACTGGCGCGAAGAAGTAATCTGGCGCAACGCCAACAATGAAGAACTGCTGATCTTCACGACCACCATTCCGACTACGCATCGTTTCGTGACCCTGATGCAAGACCCCGCGTATCGGCTTGGCGTAGCCCGCGAAAATGTGGGCTACAACCAGCCCCCGCACACCAGCTACTACTTAGGTGAAGGCATGAAACCAGAGACGGCAAAAGTTGGCAAGTGA
- a CDS encoding rhamnogalacturonan acetylesterase: protein MKHQPHESTQRSKGVLTYSLLLVLLALSAFTILPQASKKPTLFLIGDSTVKNGKGKGDGGLWGWGNFLPAHFDTTRLAVRNNALGGTSSRTFRTNGLWDKVQANIKPGDFVIMQFGHNDNGPLADTARARGTIKSNGDESQEIFNPIKKQQEVVHSYGWYLRQFIAEAKAKGATVYVCSPIPRNTWTAGKANRATADYGLWASEAAKQGGAYFIDLNKIVADKYDKEGEAKVKSTYFNATDHTHTIEAGARQNAESVVDGLKSIKKNPLLKYMVKA from the coding sequence ATGAAACACCAACCACACGAAAGCACGCAGCGCAGCAAAGGAGTTTTAACCTACAGCTTGTTGCTCGTGCTACTTGCCCTTTCTGCTTTCACCATCTTGCCGCAAGCTTCCAAGAAACCAACACTGTTCCTGATTGGTGATTCGACGGTGAAGAATGGCAAAGGCAAGGGCGACGGTGGCCTATGGGGGTGGGGCAATTTCCTGCCGGCTCATTTCGATACCACCCGCCTTGCGGTGCGCAACAACGCCCTCGGCGGCACCAGCAGCCGAACGTTCCGCACCAACGGCCTCTGGGACAAAGTGCAAGCGAATATCAAGCCCGGCGACTTCGTGATCATGCAGTTCGGCCACAACGACAACGGCCCGCTAGCCGATACGGCCCGGGCGCGGGGCACCATCAAAAGCAACGGCGACGAAAGCCAAGAAATCTTCAACCCCATCAAGAAGCAACAGGAAGTGGTGCACAGCTACGGTTGGTACCTACGCCAATTCATTGCCGAGGCCAAAGCCAAAGGCGCCACGGTCTATGTTTGCTCGCCCATTCCACGCAATACCTGGACTGCCGGCAAAGCCAACCGCGCCACCGCCGACTACGGCCTGTGGGCCTCCGAAGCCGCCAAGCAAGGCGGTGCCTACTTCATTGACCTCAACAAAATTGTTGCCGACAAATACGACAAGGAAGGCGAGGCGAAAGTGAAAAGCACGTACTTCAACGCCACCGACCACACCCACACCATCGAGGCCGGCGCCCGCCAAAACGCCGAATCGGTAGTTGATGGGCTGAAGAGCATCAAGAAGAACCCGCTCCTCAAATACATGGTCAAAGCATAA
- a CDS encoding 2-hydroxyacid dehydrogenase, translating to MTITFFNTKPYDHQFFEEVNQQYGHQLRFLEVPLNASTAPLAQGTEVVCVFVNDVVDAQVLHQLAENGVQLLALRCAGFNNVDLKTAVALNLPVVRVPAYSPYAVAEHTLALILALNRKTHRAYNRVREGNFALNGLMGFDLHGRTVGIIGLGAIGLVTARILKGFGCRVLGYDVQPSAASNELGVEFTNLPNLYAQSDIISLHCPLTPQTYHLINEESINQMKEGMMLINTSRGALIDGRAVIEGLKCEKIKYLGLDVYEEEGDLSFEDMSGKVIQDDVFMRLLSFNNVLVTGHQAFFTADALHNIARITLQNITDFEQGKPLANAVQP from the coding sequence ATGACTATCACCTTCTTCAATACCAAGCCCTACGACCACCAATTTTTCGAAGAAGTTAATCAGCAGTACGGCCATCAGCTCCGGTTTCTGGAAGTGCCGCTCAATGCCAGCACTGCTCCACTGGCTCAAGGCACGGAGGTAGTATGCGTGTTTGTCAATGATGTGGTTGATGCGCAGGTGCTGCACCAGTTAGCGGAAAATGGGGTTCAGCTGCTGGCTCTGCGGTGCGCGGGCTTCAACAATGTGGACCTGAAAACGGCCGTCGCCCTCAACTTGCCTGTGGTGCGCGTACCGGCTTATTCACCCTATGCCGTGGCGGAACATACCTTGGCCTTGATTTTGGCGCTGAACCGCAAAACGCACCGCGCCTACAACCGAGTCCGAGAAGGCAACTTTGCCCTCAATGGCCTCATGGGCTTCGATTTGCACGGCCGCACGGTCGGTATTATTGGGCTAGGCGCCATCGGGTTGGTGACGGCCCGGATTCTAAAAGGCTTCGGCTGCCGGGTGCTCGGGTATGATGTGCAACCTAGCGCCGCTTCCAACGAGCTAGGCGTGGAGTTTACCAACCTCCCGAACCTGTACGCTCAATCCGACATTATTTCGTTGCACTGCCCCCTCACGCCCCAGACGTATCATCTGATCAACGAGGAGTCCATCAACCAGATGAAAGAGGGCATGATGCTCATCAACACCAGCCGCGGCGCCCTTATTGATGGACGAGCGGTGATTGAGGGTCTTAAGTGCGAAAAGATCAAATACTTGGGGTTGGATGTGTACGAAGAGGAAGGCGACTTATCTTTCGAGGATATGTCGGGCAAAGTCATTCAGGATGACGTGTTCATGCGCCTGCTCTCGTTCAACAATGTGCTTGTCACCGGCCACCAAGCCTTTTTCACCGCCGACGCCTTACACAACATCGCACGCATTACCCTACAGAACATCACCGACTTCGAACAAGGAAAACCGCTCGCAAATGCAGTGCAGCCCTAA
- a CDS encoding rhamnogalacturonan acetylesterase — protein MNRTLFLPAAFLGVLFTSGVAAQSGKTSYKFDFGAGSVAPGYRQVLPSATYSEERGYGFDFNTTVSAVDRKGKDALKGDFVTSDKPFYFSVDLPEGNYNVTVTLGDLKKRTSTMVKAESRRLLLEKTETAPGQFTTETFTINIKNRRINDTLTVGLKPREVGKLDWDNKLTLEFNGAATCLNALEITPAPNAITVFLAGNSTVVNQDDEPWAAWGQMIPRFFKPGVAIANHAESGLSLGSFLGSRRLDKVLSVMKPGDYLFVEFGHNDQKEKGPNDGAYKSYTERLQFFVREAKKKGGIPVIVTSTARRNFDESTGKNVNNLGDYPDAARKVAQEEGVALIDLNAMTTTLYEALGVQASMKAFVHYPANTYPGQEKALADNTHFNPYGAYEIAKCVVEGIKANKLGLTKYLKSDIPAFDPAHPDALDKLVWADSPRNTVIKPDGN, from the coding sequence ATGAACCGTACTCTTTTCCTGCCGGCCGCTTTCCTTGGCGTGCTTTTTACTTCGGGCGTCGCGGCGCAGTCGGGCAAGACGAGCTACAAGTTTGATTTTGGCGCCGGTAGCGTAGCGCCCGGTTATCGGCAGGTACTCCCATCTGCTACGTACTCCGAGGAGCGCGGCTACGGTTTCGACTTCAACACGACCGTTTCGGCCGTGGACCGCAAGGGTAAGGATGCGCTAAAAGGTGATTTCGTGACCAGTGACAAACCCTTTTATTTCTCGGTGGATTTGCCGGAAGGCAACTATAATGTCACCGTCACGCTCGGCGACTTAAAGAAGCGGACCTCCACGATGGTGAAGGCAGAATCGCGCCGCTTGCTGCTAGAAAAGACGGAAACCGCGCCCGGCCAATTCACCACCGAAACCTTCACGATTAACATCAAAAACCGCCGCATCAACGACACCCTGACGGTGGGCTTGAAGCCGCGGGAAGTAGGCAAGCTGGATTGGGACAACAAACTCACCCTGGAATTCAACGGCGCGGCCACTTGCCTCAACGCCCTGGAAATAACGCCGGCGCCCAACGCCATAACGGTTTTTCTGGCCGGCAACTCCACCGTCGTCAACCAGGACGATGAGCCGTGGGCGGCGTGGGGCCAGATGATTCCGCGCTTCTTCAAGCCAGGCGTAGCCATAGCTAACCACGCCGAATCGGGGCTGAGCTTGGGCAGTTTCCTGGGTTCGCGCCGCCTCGACAAGGTGCTGAGCGTGATGAAGCCCGGCGACTATCTATTCGTGGAATTTGGACACAACGACCAGAAGGAAAAAGGTCCCAACGACGGCGCCTACAAATCCTACACCGAGCGGCTACAATTCTTCGTGCGAGAGGCAAAAAAGAAGGGCGGGATTCCGGTTATCGTGACGTCCACGGCCCGCCGCAACTTCGACGAATCAACAGGCAAAAACGTGAACAACCTCGGCGACTACCCCGATGCGGCCCGCAAAGTGGCCCAAGAAGAAGGCGTGGCGCTCATTGATTTGAACGCCATGACCACTACGCTCTACGAAGCGCTGGGAGTCCAAGCCTCGATGAAAGCCTTCGTACACTATCCCGCCAACACCTACCCCGGCCAAGAGAAGGCCCTGGCCGACAACACCCACTTCAACCCCTACGGCGCCTACGAAATTGCGAAGTGCGTGGTAGAAGGCATCAAAGCTAACAAGCTAGGTTTGACGAAGTACCTCAAATCGGACATCCCGGCCTTCGACCCCGCGCATCCCGATGCCCTCGACAAGCTAGTGTGGGCCGACAGCCCCCGTAATACGGTGATAAAACCCGACGGAAACTAG